The Kiritimatiellia bacterium sequence GGGGGACGAGGCGCACCTCGTTTATCAGTTCAGTCTTCCGCCCTTGATTTTGCACGCTCTCGCCTCCGGCAACGCGCGTTTCCTGACAAAATGGGCCGCTGCCCTGGCCTCTCCTCCGGCCGGATGCGCTTTTATAAATTTTACCGCCTCCCACGACGGCATAGGTCTGTTTCCACTGCAGGGACTTGTTCCCGAAGATGAAATCGCCTCGCTGGTTGACGGAGTTTTGCGGCGGGGCGGGAAAATTTCCTCGCGCAGTCTGCCGGACTGCAAAACTGTTCCTTATGAATTAAACTGCGCTTTCTTTGACGCCCTGGCCGGTCCGGCCGGCGAGCCGGAAAATATCCATTGCGCCAGATTCCTCTGTTCGCAGGCCATCATGCTGGGGCTGAAGGGCATCCCGGCCGTTTATTTCAACAGTCTCTTTGCCGCCGGGAACGATTACGAACTGGCCGAAAAAACCGGCCAGCCGCGGTCGCTGAACCGGGGGAAATGGGACGACGCCGCATTGCGAAAGAGCATCGCGGATCCCGGCGCTCGCGCCGGATACGTTTTCAGCCGTTATGCGCATATGCTGGAAGTCCGCGCACGGCACGCGGCCTTTCATCCGGACGGTGATCAGCGCGTCCTTGACCTGGGCGGAAAAATATTCGCCGTTGAGAGGAAAGCTCCCGACGGGACCGAATACGTTCTGGCGGTCAGCAATGTTTCGGGCGAGAAAGTCCGCCTCTCCGGCGCACAACTGCGAAAAACCGGGATTGCGTCCGGGCAGAGGCGGAATTTATTGCAAGACGATTGCTCCGTTGATTTGGACGGGGAATTATGCCTGGAACCGTATGAAACGGTTTGGCTGGCGACTTGAGTTGTTTTGTTAAGGAATGAAAATTATTCGCAGACCTTTTGACCTTTCTTCCGCAAGGCCGTATTACCATAATCTATCGGGGCATGTTCCCTTTGCCGCCGCGATTAGCCGACACAGTGCCGGAACGGTCTATCAATATGACATGCATTACGGGCTGGAATTTGGCATCGTGATGAGCGGACAAATGACACTTGTCTTTCCCGGTTTGAAGTTTCGCCTGCAGCCGGGCAACGTATGGTTTTGCGGCATGTGGGAGCCGCACGGCTGGGCGGCTGGCCGCACTGCTTATGCTGAAGTCAATCTGGTCGTCTGGCCGCCGGCCCTGGCCGGCCTGTGTTCCGACGAAGCGGCCAGGTTCAACTGGCTGGCGCCTTTTACCGCGCCGCCGCAAAGCCGTCCGCAGACGAACGGAAAAACACGGCCGGCCATGCTGGAACTGGGCGGCAGAATCGCGAAATGTATCGGGGAAAAAGACGGCCGGAAATGGCTGTGGTTGCGGCTGTTCATCATGGAGGCGATTTTGCTGGCCACGGAGCAATGGTTGGAAAAGAAACAGTTGCTATCGGCCGCGCCGGGCGATGCATCCC is a genomic window containing:
- a CDS encoding AraC family transcriptional regulator, encoding MSGQMTLVFPGLKFRLQPGNVWFCGMWEPHGWAAGRTAYAEVNLVVWPPALAGLCSDEAARFNWLAPFTAPPQSRPQTNGKTRPAMLELGGRIAKCIGEKDGRKWLWLRLFIMEAILLATEQWLEKKQLLSAAPGDASRAEFPHASARLNQVLNLFFDKRGQMTTTAAAKICGLNRNAFSKMFRGLMGLPFADFALRYRLSSAASALRGSDESVKCIALFWGFADTSHFDRMFAKYYACTPVEYRQKKM